The Actinocatenispora sera genome has a window encoding:
- a CDS encoding SDR family oxidoreductase, which translates to MKVFVAGSTGYLGSHLVRELKNRGHHVRALARDPARLAPIRDAVDEVFTADATDPDALTGCCEGIDAIVSTVGLVGKGGGKTCWDVDYGANRNLLNEAVRAGTGKFVYCSVVRAPALEKLQLVRAKRAFEQRLSDSGMAHTILFPNGFFADFDEYLGMARKGRIFVFGSGGFRINPIDGADVAAAAADALTADADEVELGGPDVLTHEQIAREAFDALGTNPRITRIPAWLVASSLAVLRRVTPLRVHGTVEFPLTVLSHDVLSPPAGKRHLDDYFHQAATPTGTEAGEGGRAGVA; encoded by the coding sequence GTGAAGGTGTTCGTCGCCGGTTCGACCGGCTATCTGGGCTCCCACCTCGTCCGGGAGCTGAAGAACCGCGGGCACCACGTCCGGGCACTGGCCCGCGATCCCGCGAGGCTGGCGCCGATCCGGGACGCGGTCGACGAGGTGTTCACCGCCGACGCCACCGATCCGGACGCACTCACCGGCTGCTGCGAGGGCATCGACGCGATCGTCAGTACCGTGGGGCTGGTCGGCAAGGGCGGCGGGAAGACCTGCTGGGACGTCGACTACGGGGCCAACCGCAACCTGCTGAACGAGGCGGTACGGGCCGGCACGGGCAAGTTCGTCTACTGCTCGGTGGTGCGCGCGCCCGCCCTGGAGAAGCTGCAACTGGTCCGGGCCAAGCGCGCGTTCGAGCAGCGGCTGAGTGACTCCGGGATGGCTCACACGATCCTGTTCCCGAACGGCTTCTTCGCCGACTTCGACGAGTATCTCGGCATGGCCCGCAAGGGCCGGATCTTCGTTTTCGGCAGCGGTGGGTTCCGGATCAATCCCATCGACGGTGCCGATGTCGCCGCAGCGGCCGCCGATGCGCTCACCGCCGACGCTGACGAGGTGGAGCTGGGCGGCCCCGACGTGCTCACCCACGAACAGATCGCCCGGGAGGCCTTCGATGCGCTGGGTACCAATCCGCGCATCACCCGGATCCCGGCGTGGCTGGTGGCTTCCAGCCTGGCCGTACTGCGCCGGGTGACGCCGTTGCGGGTGCACGGCACCGTCGAGTTCCCCCTTACGGTGCTCTCCCACGACGTGCTCTCCCCGCCCGCCGGGAAGCGGCACCTCGACGACTACTTCCACCAGGCGGCAACACCGACCGGCACCGAGGCGGGGGAGGGCGGGCGGGCCGGCGTCGCCTGA
- a CDS encoding DUF4194 domain-containing protein encodes MPEDSEVFDPALFAEAPPTPLDPTEVFDAEPAVAPVGTHLEREHEPRFDGDTSALPPEVCWTLQELVAAPHLTDKAKKHWAIVLQYEQVLRSWLSELGLLLEVNREHRYAFTRQADDPSPHSRTILRTRTLSLAASALALHLYQQYLVAPDDPVVSTSDMIDHMFAYKRATDTDAAAFDKKIRTAIKSLDDASIIQPIRGTDRYLILPVITAILTADRVEALTDTYTAIARGDIGTAGEEDDDE; translated from the coding sequence ATGCCTGAGGACTCCGAGGTCTTCGACCCGGCGCTGTTCGCCGAAGCGCCCCCGACGCCGCTGGATCCGACCGAGGTGTTCGACGCCGAACCGGCCGTTGCACCCGTCGGTACGCACCTGGAACGCGAGCACGAACCGCGCTTCGACGGCGACACCAGCGCGCTGCCGCCCGAGGTCTGCTGGACGCTGCAGGAGCTGGTCGCCGCGCCGCACCTGACCGACAAAGCGAAGAAGCACTGGGCCATCGTGCTGCAGTACGAGCAGGTGCTGCGCAGCTGGCTGTCGGAACTGGGACTGCTGCTGGAGGTCAACCGGGAACACCGGTACGCGTTCACCCGGCAGGCCGACGACCCGAGCCCGCACAGCCGTACCATCCTGCGCACCCGCACGTTGAGCCTCGCGGCGAGCGCGCTCGCGCTGCACCTCTACCAGCAGTACCTGGTGGCGCCGGACGACCCGGTGGTGTCCACCAGCGACATGATCGACCACATGTTCGCCTACAAGCGGGCCACCGACACCGACGCGGCCGCGTTCGACAAGAAGATCCGCACCGCGATCAAGTCGCTGGACGACGCGTCGATCATCCAACCGATCCGCGGCACCGATCGCTACCTCATCCTGCCGGTGATCACCGCGATCCTGACCGCCGACCGGGTCGAGGCGCTGACCGACACCTACACCGCGATCGCCCGCGGCGACATCGGCACGGCCGGCGAGGAGGACGACGATGAGTGA
- a CDS encoding SRPBCC family protein, which translates to MTMELTNRFTVPAPVEQAWTRLLDLPAIAPCLPGATLTGFDGDDFTGTVKVKLGPISLTYKGTGHIRERDEEAHRVVVEASGRETRGPGTATATITATLAADGDDTRVDVTTDLTVTGRPAQFGRGMLGDVSTRLLDQFADCLGNQLRPSAPPEEPAETESPGTTPAAVTPPSPETTAVPEEATPIDLLEVTGAQALARRAAGYALAFVAGALVATAIARLRRRAR; encoded by the coding sequence ATGACCATGGAGCTGACCAACAGGTTCACCGTACCGGCCCCGGTCGAGCAGGCGTGGACCCGGCTGCTCGACCTGCCCGCGATCGCGCCCTGCCTGCCGGGCGCCACCCTGACCGGCTTCGACGGTGACGACTTCACCGGTACGGTCAAGGTCAAGCTGGGCCCGATCTCCTTGACCTACAAGGGAACCGGCCACATCCGGGAGCGGGACGAGGAGGCGCACCGGGTGGTGGTGGAGGCGTCCGGCCGGGAGACCCGCGGGCCGGGCACGGCCACCGCCACCATCACCGCGACCCTGGCGGCCGACGGCGACGATACCCGGGTCGACGTGACCACCGATCTGACGGTCACCGGCCGGCCGGCGCAGTTCGGCCGGGGCATGCTGGGCGACGTGAGCACCCGGCTGCTCGACCAGTTCGCGGACTGCCTGGGCAACCAGTTGCGGCCGTCGGCACCGCCGGAGGAGCCGGCGGAGACCGAATCGCCTGGTACGACGCCCGCTGCGGTGACGCCGCCGTCGCCCGAGACGACGGCGGTCCCGGAGGAGGCGACGCCGATCGACCTGCTCGAGGTCACCGGGGCGCAGGCACTGGCGCGGCGCGCCGCCGGGTACGCGCTGGCGTTCGTGGCCGGCGCGCTCGTCGCCACCGCCATCGCCCGGCTGCGCCGCCGCGCCCGCTGA
- a CDS encoding NADPH-dependent F420 reductase translates to MSSDASPQPGNPVPPIGIIGGTGRQGRGLAYRLALAGRTVLLGSRREERAREWAARLMAMPRVTGTVRGARNAQAASAALVIATLPYPAHADTLGTLRGELAGATLIDCTNPIRRTAAGIDLISVPAGSAAEEAAAVLPDTLVAAALHHVSSASLINPANATLTGAVPVYSDHPYALEAACALIRHLGALQPYQAGRLRGARDAESRAPALITASLPHADRVRTDHPPTDQAR, encoded by the coding sequence GTGTCATCCGACGCCAGCCCGCAGCCCGGCAACCCGGTACCGCCCATCGGCATCATCGGCGGTACCGGACGGCAGGGCCGCGGGCTGGCCTACCGCCTCGCGCTTGCGGGCCGTACCGTGCTGCTCGGCTCCCGCCGGGAGGAACGCGCCCGCGAGTGGGCCGCACGGCTGATGGCCATGCCCCGGGTCACCGGCACCGTCCGCGGCGCCCGCAACGCGCAGGCCGCGTCCGCAGCGCTGGTGATCGCCACGCTGCCCTACCCCGCCCACGCCGACACCCTGGGAACGCTGCGAGGCGAGCTGGCCGGCGCCACCCTGATCGACTGCACCAACCCGATCCGCCGCACCGCGGCGGGCATCGACCTGATCAGCGTGCCGGCCGGCAGCGCGGCCGAGGAGGCCGCCGCGGTGCTGCCCGACACGCTGGTGGCCGCCGCGCTGCACCACGTCTCGTCCGCGAGCCTGATCAACCCGGCCAACGCCACGCTGACCGGAGCCGTCCCGGTCTACAGCGACCACCCGTACGCCCTCGAGGCGGCGTGCGCGTTGATCCGGCACCTCGGCGCGCTCCAGCCGTACCAGGCGGGCCGGCTTCGCGGCGCCCGCGACGCCGAGAGCCGGGCGCCCGCACTGATCACCGCGTCGCTACCGCACGCCGACCGGGTCCGCACCGATCACCCGCCGACGGACCAGGCGCGGTAA
- a CDS encoding ATP-binding protein: MSENDRSARLPLDYGPLVGRVAEQQRVVTLLERNPLVTLTGTGGVGKTRLAVRIANSMAGSMPGGACVVELAGLPPLGNTTVQQIYAAIGRATGSFNQQSGLDVLVDYLNEHRSLLVLDNCEHVAAPVRTAVTALLAGVPGLRILATSRQPLHLHEAGEQVVDLAPLSTTDAIEAFLAYASAGGARLAAAGTRAATDPQARVQLRQITTLVEALDRLPLALRLASAWLATTSLAELIHAVTADRWHTVVDLRPEAEPDGRHSALRRVDDWSWSLCTPAEQQVWQWISVFRNPATQHELVAVCAGTGLDRPAIARAVAGLRDKRILSAGAGRNGAPRLFLLETERQYGAEKLAAAGLLPAARAAHSGYYASLTTAAVADWMGPEEVEVLHGVHAQLDHIANAVDYRIAGGELVGACTIVCDLTRSRSPFLCGGLSDVRDIADRVIRAFHHPTPAGGRASGEPVSGGPASGGPASGGPAVGGPQEAVLLAATMATDGWVTVTQGFPDRAFELIAASHELHEQWQLEPTPPLLFAEGGALALAYGDPAAVPLLDAARTAFDAPETAGDHQMATMMWAMAQGFDAAPGAEAAAAEYLRVAQRSRAPWNVSWAHWVGALAALGHEHLADARDRCRQALLLQDGIGDLWGLTWSLLLAAAIVTESLDPDRPDQRQARRAAWLAAAAEERRRLIGVRIAGLRPLARLHERVMTRAGEVLDPRTLERQLDDGRRRHHHAVEYALDDRRPARQHPTGTLTRRQQEVARLMVGGLTYAQIADALHLSERTVEGYAADLLHRLGLDKRTKLTQGVLDEARTRSSG, translated from the coding sequence GTGTCGGAGAACGACCGCTCCGCGCGGTTGCCGTTGGACTACGGTCCGCTGGTCGGCCGGGTCGCCGAGCAGCAGCGCGTCGTGACCCTGCTGGAACGCAACCCGCTGGTCACCCTCACCGGGACCGGTGGCGTCGGCAAGACGCGGCTGGCGGTGCGGATCGCCAACTCCATGGCCGGTTCGATGCCCGGCGGAGCCTGCGTGGTGGAGTTGGCCGGTCTGCCGCCGCTGGGCAACACGACGGTGCAGCAGATCTACGCCGCCATCGGGCGGGCCACCGGCAGCTTCAACCAGCAGTCCGGGCTCGACGTGCTCGTGGACTACCTCAACGAGCACCGCAGCCTGCTGGTGCTGGACAACTGCGAACACGTCGCGGCGCCGGTACGTACGGCGGTCACGGCCTTGCTGGCCGGGGTCCCCGGTCTGCGGATCCTCGCCACCAGCCGCCAACCCCTGCACCTGCACGAGGCCGGCGAGCAGGTCGTCGACCTGGCCCCGCTGTCGACCACCGACGCGATCGAGGCGTTCCTGGCGTACGCCAGCGCCGGCGGAGCGCGCCTGGCCGCCGCCGGCACCCGGGCGGCGACCGATCCGCAGGCCCGGGTGCAACTCCGGCAGATCACCACCCTGGTGGAGGCGCTGGACCGGCTGCCCCTGGCACTGCGGTTGGCCAGCGCCTGGCTGGCCACCACCAGCCTGGCGGAGCTCATCCACGCGGTGACCGCCGATCGCTGGCACACCGTCGTCGACCTGCGTCCGGAGGCCGAACCGGACGGGCGGCACAGCGCGCTGCGCCGCGTCGACGACTGGTCCTGGAGCCTGTGTACGCCGGCCGAACAGCAGGTGTGGCAATGGATCTCGGTGTTTCGAAACCCGGCCACCCAGCACGAGCTGGTGGCCGTGTGCGCCGGTACCGGGCTGGATCGCCCGGCGATCGCGCGGGCCGTCGCGGGGCTGCGCGACAAGCGGATCCTCAGCGCCGGGGCCGGCCGGAACGGGGCACCGCGGCTCTTCCTGCTGGAGACCGAACGCCAGTACGGGGCCGAGAAGCTCGCCGCCGCCGGGCTGCTGCCGGCCGCGCGCGCCGCGCACAGCGGCTACTACGCGTCGCTGACGACCGCGGCGGTGGCCGACTGGATGGGGCCGGAGGAGGTCGAGGTGCTGCACGGCGTGCACGCCCAGCTCGACCACATCGCGAACGCGGTCGACTATCGCATCGCCGGCGGTGAGCTGGTGGGCGCCTGCACGATCGTGTGCGACCTGACCCGGAGCCGGAGCCCGTTCCTGTGCGGCGGGCTCTCGGACGTCCGCGACATCGCCGACCGGGTCATCCGGGCGTTCCACCACCCGACGCCAGCGGGTGGCCGAGCGTCTGGCGAACCCGTGTCTGGTGGCCCCGCGTCTGGTGGCCCCGCGTCCGGCGGCCCCGCGGTCGGTGGGCCGCAGGAGGCGGTGCTGCTGGCCGCCACGATGGCCACCGACGGCTGGGTCACGGTGACCCAGGGCTTTCCCGACCGGGCGTTCGAGCTGATCGCCGCCAGCCACGAGCTGCACGAGCAGTGGCAGCTGGAGCCCACCCCGCCGCTGCTGTTCGCCGAGGGGGGAGCGCTCGCCCTCGCCTACGGTGACCCGGCCGCGGTGCCGTTGCTCGATGCCGCCCGTACCGCCTTCGATGCTCCCGAGACCGCGGGCGATCACCAGATGGCGACCATGATGTGGGCCATGGCGCAGGGGTTCGACGCCGCTCCGGGCGCCGAGGCGGCCGCGGCGGAGTACCTGCGCGTCGCGCAACGCTCGCGGGCGCCCTGGAACGTGTCCTGGGCGCACTGGGTCGGCGCGCTGGCGGCGCTGGGCCACGAGCACCTGGCGGACGCCCGCGACCGGTGCCGGCAGGCCCTGTTGCTGCAGGACGGCATCGGCGACCTGTGGGGGCTGACCTGGTCGCTGCTGCTCGCCGCGGCGATCGTGACCGAATCGCTCGACCCGGACCGGCCCGACCAGCGCCAGGCGCGGCGCGCGGCCTGGCTTGCGGCCGCGGCCGAGGAGCGGCGCCGCCTCATCGGTGTGCGCATCGCCGGACTCAGGCCGCTGGCGCGGCTGCACGAGCGCGTCATGACGCGTGCCGGTGAGGTCCTCGATCCCCGCACCCTGGAGCGGCAGCTCGACGATGGTCGCCGCCGGCACCACCACGCGGTCGAGTACGCGCTCGACGACCGGCGGCCGGCCCGACAGCACCCCACCGGCACGCTGACCCGCCGGCAGCAGGAGGTGGCCCGGTTGATGGTCGGCGGCCTGACCTACGCGCAGATCGCGGACGCATTGCACCTGAGCGAGCGCACCGTGGAGGGTTACGCGGCCGATCTGCTGCACCGGCTCGGCCTCGACAAGCGCACCAAGCTCACCCAGGGCGTCCTCGACGAGGCGCGCACGAGGAGCAGCGGCTGA
- a CDS encoding DUF3375 family protein has protein sequence MAGRSAEQLLHEFSSNAEADVTMSLLRSGDALLHLALMAAHLGDGQVVDGAALAAAIDRDLPRLARSAPMSGEGPGSAFADADVLLTRWTKKGWAHRTVDPESRSERYQLTAGAAQAVRQMRNLRRHTSTATESALAMVMAGVHQIATEANPDLEARRAEIDEQIGALRAKRAELDRGVAPAMAHAELVERISALMHLVERIPADIARYGERMQANTMALIRQSLSDDAEEFAESLHRMFEGHDVIAESPEGQAFRAFATLIGTPSQRSRLETDIADVLQRVDGLPAEVTEALDGFIDAMWQRVREVEQARAMAFRRISTFVRGGDIAHYRSMRTRVVEAQTAAAGAFAVTHGGRDIGFTVPTSGVDTSSVGRLRLHEGPPERPDPLVDDAGFAIDPATLIGAESIDWAALHQAVNAAIEAHHGIATLPDVLELLAQPRTGDVIGLWSLAARFGKADLQTRVTVVAHTAQGLRPITLPYLLFGDELPDPAGRSGPPRPRPGQGSLLTEVPAHA, from the coding sequence GTGGCTGGCAGGAGTGCCGAGCAGCTGCTGCACGAGTTCAGCAGCAACGCCGAGGCGGACGTGACGATGTCACTGCTGCGCTCGGGCGACGCGTTGCTGCACCTGGCGTTGATGGCGGCGCATCTGGGCGACGGTCAGGTGGTGGACGGGGCGGCACTGGCGGCGGCGATCGACCGCGACCTGCCGCGGCTGGCCCGGTCGGCGCCGATGTCCGGCGAGGGGCCCGGGTCGGCGTTCGCCGACGCCGACGTGCTGTTGACCCGGTGGACGAAGAAGGGCTGGGCGCACCGCACCGTCGACCCCGAGTCGCGCTCCGAGCGGTACCAGCTGACCGCCGGGGCGGCGCAGGCGGTGCGGCAGATGCGCAACCTGCGCCGGCACACCTCCACCGCGACCGAGTCGGCGCTGGCGATGGTGATGGCCGGCGTGCACCAGATCGCGACGGAGGCCAACCCCGACCTCGAGGCGCGCCGGGCGGAGATCGACGAGCAGATCGGCGCGCTGCGGGCCAAGCGAGCCGAGCTGGACCGCGGGGTCGCGCCGGCGATGGCGCATGCCGAGCTGGTGGAACGGATCTCGGCGTTGATGCACCTGGTGGAGCGGATCCCGGCCGACATCGCCCGGTACGGCGAACGCATGCAGGCCAACACGATGGCGCTGATCCGGCAGAGCCTGTCGGACGACGCGGAGGAGTTCGCCGAGTCGTTGCACCGGATGTTCGAGGGCCACGACGTGATCGCCGAATCCCCCGAGGGGCAGGCGTTCCGGGCGTTCGCGACGCTGATCGGGACGCCCTCGCAGCGCTCCCGGCTGGAGACCGACATCGCCGACGTGCTGCAGCGCGTCGACGGGCTGCCGGCGGAGGTGACAGAGGCGCTGGACGGGTTCATCGACGCGATGTGGCAGCGGGTGCGCGAGGTCGAGCAGGCCCGCGCGATGGCGTTCCGGCGCATCAGTACGTTCGTCCGCGGCGGCGACATCGCGCACTACCGCAGCATGCGCACCCGGGTGGTGGAGGCGCAGACGGCGGCGGCCGGGGCGTTCGCGGTGACCCACGGCGGTCGCGACATCGGCTTCACCGTACCCACGAGCGGGGTGGACACCAGCTCGGTCGGCCGGTTGCGACTGCACGAGGGGCCGCCGGAGCGCCCCGATCCGCTGGTCGACGACGCCGGGTTCGCCATCGACCCGGCGACCCTGATCGGCGCGGAGTCGATCGACTGGGCGGCGCTGCACCAGGCGGTGAACGCGGCGATCGAGGCGCACCACGGCATCGCGACGCTGCCGGACGTGTTGGAGCTGCTGGCGCAGCCGCGGACCGGCGACGTCATCGGCCTGTGGTCGCTCGCCGCCCGGTTCGGCAAGGCCGATCTGCAGACCCGGGTCACCGTGGTGGCGCACACCGCGCAGGGGCTGCGCCCGATCACGCTGCCCTACCTGCTGTTCGGTGACGAGCTTCCCGACCCGGCCGGGCGCAGCGGCCCGCCGCGCCCGCGGCCCGGCCAGGGCAGCCTGCTCACGGAGGTGCCAGCCCATGCCTGA
- a CDS encoding FAD binding domain-containing protein: MIPVAFEYTRPSTVKDAVAVLAADPDAKVLAGGQSLLPVLRLRLAAPSTLVDLRDIESLHGVRIGDGELVIGAMTTHAEILHDRRVAEHAPLIAAATATVGDRQVRHLGTFGGSLSHADPAGDLPAVACALDATMVAVGPNGRREIAAADFFVDYLTTALAPDEILAEVRVRDTAGWGYRYEKFSRMAQAWAVVAVAALVRRSDGGVTDTRVALTSMASRPVRASAVEQALTGTDGDTGAITAAAGHADEGTAPPDDVNGGADYRAHLARVLTRRALTAAAGA, from the coding sequence ATGATCCCGGTCGCGTTCGAGTACACCCGACCGTCCACAGTGAAGGACGCGGTGGCGGTGCTGGCCGCCGACCCGGACGCCAAGGTGCTCGCCGGCGGGCAGAGCCTGCTGCCGGTGCTGCGGCTGCGCCTCGCCGCCCCGAGCACCCTGGTCGACCTGCGCGACATCGAGTCGCTGCACGGCGTCCGGATCGGCGACGGCGAACTGGTCATCGGTGCGATGACCACGCACGCCGAGATCCTGCACGACCGGCGGGTCGCCGAGCACGCGCCGCTGATCGCCGCGGCCACCGCGACCGTCGGCGACCGGCAGGTGCGTCACCTCGGTACGTTCGGCGGTTCGCTCTCGCACGCCGACCCGGCGGGCGACCTGCCCGCGGTGGCCTGCGCGCTGGACGCCACGATGGTCGCGGTCGGGCCGAACGGTCGCCGCGAGATCGCCGCCGCCGACTTCTTCGTCGACTACCTGACCACCGCGCTCGCGCCGGACGAGATCCTCGCCGAGGTCCGCGTCCGCGACACCGCGGGTTGGGGCTACCGGTACGAGAAGTTCAGCCGGATGGCGCAGGCGTGGGCGGTCGTCGCCGTGGCCGCGCTGGTACGACGCTCCGACGGTGGTGTCACCGACACCCGGGTCGCGCTGACCAGCATGGCCAGCCGGCCGGTGCGGGCGAGCGCCGTCGAGCAGGCCCTGACCGGTACCGACGGGGACACCGGCGCGATCACCGCCGCCGCCGGCCATGCCGACGAGGGCACCGCACCGCCGGACGACGTGAACGGCGGCGCCGACTACCGCGCCCACCTGGCCCGCGTGCTGACCCGCCGGGCCCTGACCGCCGCTGCCGGAGCATGA
- a CDS encoding TetR/AcrR family transcriptional regulator has protein sequence MTNLVDRPTSTRGRRRRDQLIEAGFTLLAEGGWPAVTTRAVAERAGTNVGLIHYHFGGLPGLHEAIARRAGDEIVGSVVDALVAAPDPSAALDTVRALVPATTGDGPRMRLAVEVMAGALRDPVLGEVLRQELRRARERIGARLAELRPSWSDERRAGAATVIVALVDGLLLHRLLDTTLPVDEALTALGDLLGVRP, from the coding sequence GTGACCAATTTAGTCGATCGACCAACTTCGACTCGTGGTCGTCGGCGCCGCGACCAGCTGATCGAGGCGGGCTTCACGTTGCTGGCCGAAGGCGGCTGGCCCGCGGTGACCACGCGGGCGGTGGCCGAGCGCGCCGGTACCAACGTCGGGTTGATCCACTACCACTTCGGCGGCCTGCCCGGCCTGCACGAGGCCATCGCCCGCCGGGCCGGCGACGAGATCGTCGGCTCGGTCGTCGACGCTCTGGTGGCGGCGCCGGACCCGTCCGCGGCGCTGGACACGGTCCGCGCGCTGGTGCCGGCCACGACCGGCGACGGCCCGCGGATGCGACTGGCGGTGGAGGTCATGGCCGGCGCGCTGCGCGACCCGGTGCTGGGCGAGGTGCTGCGGCAGGAGCTGCGCCGGGCCCGCGAGCGGATCGGCGCCCGGCTCGCCGAGCTTCGGCCCTCCTGGTCCGACGAGCGACGGGCCGGCGCCGCCACCGTGATCGTCGCGCTGGTGGACGGGCTGCTGCTGCACCGCCTGCTGGACACCACGCTGCCCGTCGACGAGGCGCTGACCGCACTCGGCGACCTGCTCGGGGTCCGGCCGTGA
- a CDS encoding styrene monooxygenase/indole monooxygenase family protein, giving the protein MPKIAIVGAGQCGLTLAAGLLRTGDHEVTVISALTADQVRTRRPTSTQVMFEPALAIERDRGLALWDDQTPAIEALHMTLAPTPQTPRLDLVGRLPAPARSVDQRVKMARLLDEMDRHVRTRTATVDDLEGYLDSGSYDLVVVAAGRGELAELFTRIPERSPYTTPQRKLAVCYVRGMRPDPDVDVVGGHFNVVPGAGEIIVIPALTTTGTCDIIFVEAIPGGPMDVFDAGLSPEAHLRVLQDVLRRHTPWLAERCTEITPTDPHANLVGAFTPTVRNPVGILPSGRAVLGLADVVLANDPITAQGSNIAARAAAFWEQAIRDHGEGPFGAGWMRTNADRFWTEVGETPTRWTNELMLPHPPAPHVAQILGAATQFPEVADRIGRGFTDPDDLNDWFMTPEAAERYLGEVVARHQAATS; this is encoded by the coding sequence ATGCCCAAGATCGCCATCGTCGGTGCCGGCCAGTGCGGGCTGACGCTCGCCGCCGGGCTGCTGCGCACCGGCGACCACGAGGTCACCGTGATCTCCGCGCTGACCGCCGACCAGGTACGCACCCGGCGGCCCACCTCCACCCAGGTGATGTTCGAACCCGCCCTCGCCATCGAGCGCGACCGCGGCCTGGCCCTCTGGGACGACCAGACGCCCGCGATCGAGGCGCTGCACATGACGCTCGCGCCGACCCCACAGACTCCCCGGCTGGATCTGGTCGGTCGGCTGCCGGCGCCGGCCCGATCGGTCGACCAGCGGGTCAAGATGGCGCGACTGCTCGACGAGATGGACCGGCACGTACGGACCCGGACCGCCACCGTCGACGATCTCGAGGGTTACCTGGACTCCGGGAGCTACGACCTGGTCGTGGTCGCGGCCGGCCGCGGTGAGCTCGCCGAGCTGTTCACCCGCATCCCGGAACGCTCCCCGTACACCACGCCGCAACGGAAGCTGGCCGTCTGCTACGTGCGCGGCATGCGGCCCGACCCGGACGTCGACGTGGTCGGCGGGCACTTCAACGTCGTACCCGGGGCCGGCGAGATCATCGTCATCCCCGCCCTGACCACCACCGGTACCTGCGACATCATCTTCGTCGAGGCCATCCCCGGCGGCCCGATGGACGTGTTCGACGCCGGACTGTCCCCGGAGGCGCACCTGCGGGTCCTGCAGGACGTGCTGCGCCGGCACACGCCGTGGCTGGCCGAGCGCTGCACCGAGATCACGCCCACCGACCCTCACGCCAACCTCGTCGGCGCCTTCACCCCCACGGTGCGCAACCCCGTCGGGATCCTGCCGTCCGGCCGCGCCGTACTCGGCCTGGCCGACGTGGTGCTGGCCAACGACCCGATCACCGCCCAGGGGTCCAACATCGCCGCCCGCGCGGCCGCGTTCTGGGAGCAGGCCATCCGCGACCACGGCGAGGGGCCGTTCGGCGCCGGCTGGATGCGCACCAACGCCGACCGGTTCTGGACCGAGGTCGGCGAGACACCGACCCGCTGGACCAACGAGCTGATGCTGCCGCACCCGCCGGCGCCGCACGTCGCGCAGATCCTCGGCGCGGCAACCCAGTTCCCCGAGGTCGCCGACCGCATCGGCCGCGGGTTCACCGACCCCGACGACCTCAACGACTGGTTCATGACCCCCGAGGCGGCCGAGCGCTACCTCGGCGAGGTCGTCGCACGGCACCAGGCCGCCACCTCGTAA